The Magnolia sinica isolate HGM2019 chromosome 10, MsV1, whole genome shotgun sequence genome includes a window with the following:
- the LOC131217015 gene encoding pentatricopeptide repeat-containing protein At4g14850, with amino-acid sequence MPTSLSPNALASVIESAISTHSLRLGRATHARIVKTLHAPLPSFLSNHLINFYSKLDLPSSALSLLSLHPNPSVVSWTALISGSVQNGRFNLALLLFSNMRLSSIQPNDFTFPCVFKASAALRFPVMGKQLHALAVKAGQISDVFVACSAFDMYSKTGLREDARKLFDEMPERNVATWNAYITNAVLDGHPFVAVGAFISFRRLSSGEPNSITFCAFLNACSDTSNLRLGCQLHGFIIRNGSEADVSVANGLVDFYGKCRQVDSAAAVFDGILKRNDVSWCSMVVVYVQNDEDEKALLTFLRARKEGLEPTDFMLSSILSACAGLAGLELGKSVHGLAVKACVDGNLYVGSALVDMYGKCGCIKDSEKAFDEVPERNLITWNAMIGGYAHHGHADLALTTFQEMICGGSGSTCTVLPNYVTLVCVLSACSRSGSVEVGIEIFESMERKYGIEPRAEHYACVVDLLGRAGMVDRAYKFIKDMPIRPTVSVWGALLGACRVHGKPELGQVAAEKLFELDPHDSGNHVLLSNMFAAAGRWEEATDVRKEMNEVGIKKGPGCSWITVKNMVHVFQAKDTTHMRNAEIQAMLARLRREMKAAGYIPDTNFALYDLEEEEKETEVFYHSEKLALAFGLISIPCGVPIRITKNLRVCGDCHSAFKFISGIVHREIIVRDNNRFHHFKDNQCSCRDYW; translated from the exons atgcccacctccctctctcccaacGCCCTCGCCTCCGTCATCGAGTCAGCCATTTCAACTCACTCCCTCCGACTCGGCCGAGCCACCCACGCCCGAATCGTCAAGACCCTCCACGCTCCTCTCCCATCGTTCCTCTCCAACCACCTCATCAACTTCTACTCCAAACTCGACCTCCCGTCCTCggccctctccctcctctctctccacCCCAACCCCTCCGTCGTCTCCTGGACCGCCCTCATATCCGGTTCCGTCCAGAATGGCCGGTTCAACTTGGCACTCCTGCTCTTCTCTAATATGCGCCTCTCCTCCATACAACCCAACGACTTCACCTTCCCTTGCGTCTTCAAGGCCTCCGCTGCTCTTCGCTTCCCCGTAATGGGGAAGCAGCTTCACGCGCTCGCTGTTAAGGCGGGGCAGATATCTGATGTCTTTGTTGCCTGCAGCGCCTTTGATATGTACTCTAAAACTGGCTTGAGGGAGGACGCACGGAAGCTGTTCGACGAAATGCCTGAACGGAATGTGGCGACGTGGAACGCGTATATAACGAATGCTGTCCTCGATGGCCACCCCTTTGTGGCTGTTGGCGCTTTTATCAGCTTCCGACGGCTCTCCAGTGGTGAGCCGAATTCGATCACGTTCTGTGCATTTCTGAATGCGTGCTCGGACACATCGAATTTGCGGCTTGGATGTCAGCTTCATGGGTTCATAATCCGTAATGGGTCTGAAGCGGATGTGTCGGTTGCAAATGGGCTTGTTGATTTCTATGGGAAGTGCCGCCAGGTTGACTCAGCAGCGGCAGTGTTTGATGGGATTCTGAAGCGCAATGACGTTTCTTGGTGCTCAATGGTTGTTGTGTATGTGCAGAATGATGAGGATGAGAAAGCTTTATTGACATTCTTGCGAGCACGAAAGGAGGGTCTTGAACCAACGGATTTCATGCTTTCGAGCATTCTCAGTGCCTGTGCTGGGCTTGCCGGGCTGGAGCTTGGGAAGTCCGTGCATGGGCTCGCTGTTAAGGCATGTGTTGATGGGAACTTATATGTGGGGAGTGCACTTGTTGACATGTATGGTAAATGTGGCTGCATCAAAGATTCTGAGAAAGCGTTCGATGAAGTGCCTGAGAGAAATTTGATCACTTGGAATGCAATGATTGGTGGGTATGCACACCATGGGCATGCTGATTTGGCTCTTACAACATTCCAGGAGATGATATGTGGTGGCAGCGGCAGCACTTGCACCGTGCTGCCTAATTATGTGACATTGGTGTGCGTGCTGTCTGCATGTAGTCGCTCTGGATCAGTTGAGGTAGGGATTGAGATTTTTGAGTCAATGGAAAGGAAGTATGGGATCGAGCCACGGGCTGAGCATTATGCATGTGTGGTGGACTTGCTAGGGCGAGCCGGGATGGTTGATCGTGCATATAAGTTTATAAAGGATATGCCAATACGGCCAACAGTATCGGTCTGGGGTGCGCTACTAGGAGCTTGCAGGGTACATGGGAAACCTGAGTTGGGGCAGGTTGCAGCTGagaagttattcgaactcgaccCACACGACTCCGGCAACCATGTCCTGCTTTCGAACATGTTTGCTGCTGCTGGCAG GTGGGAAGAAGCCACAGATGTAAGGAAGGAGATGAATGAAGTGGGGATCAAGAAAGGTCCAGGATGCAGCTGGATCACCGTGAAAAACATGGTCCACGTTTTTCAGGCGAAGGACACTACCCACATGAGGAATGCCGAGATACAGGCCATGTTGGCAAGATTGAGGAGAGAGATGAAGGCGGCTGGGTACATCCCTGACACCAATTTCGCCCTCTATGATCTAgaggaggaagagaaagagaCGGAGGTGTTCTACCATAGCGAGAAGTTAGCGTTGGCCTTTGGACTGATATCCATCCCTTGTGGTGTCCCAATAAGGATCACCAAGAACCTTAGGGTGTGCGGAGATTGCCATAGTGCCTTCAAGTTCATCTCAGGCATCGTTCACAGGGAGATCATTGTGAGGGACAATAACAGGTTTCATCATTTCAAGGATAACCAATGTTCTTGTAGAGATTACTGGTGA